A DNA window from Streptomyces sp. CA-278952 contains the following coding sequences:
- the tsaE gene encoding tRNA (adenosine(37)-N6)-threonylcarbamoyltransferase complex ATPase subunit type 1 TsaE, whose protein sequence is MEAPHSGPAAETVPGTAGTTAPEPAGAVPEAVPEAVTVTLTVTSPEQMQDLGRRLARVLAPGDLVMLTGELGAGKTTLTRGLGEGLGVRGAVTSPTFVIARVHPSLTGGPALVHVDAYRLGGGLDEMEDLDLDVSLPESVVVVEWGDGKVEELADDRLRVLIDRATGDTDDERREVTLVGIGTRWAGLRADLS, encoded by the coding sequence ATGGAAGCACCGCACAGCGGCCCGGCCGCTGAGACCGTTCCGGGGACAGCGGGGACGACCGCCCCCGAGCCCGCCGGGGCCGTACCCGAGGCCGTTCCCGAGGCCGTGACGGTGACGCTCACCGTCACCTCACCCGAGCAGATGCAGGACCTGGGCCGCCGGCTCGCCCGGGTGCTGGCCCCCGGCGACCTGGTCATGCTCACCGGGGAGCTGGGCGCCGGGAAGACGACGCTGACCCGGGGGCTCGGCGAGGGCCTCGGCGTGCGCGGCGCGGTCACCTCGCCCACGTTCGTCATCGCCCGCGTCCACCCCTCGCTGACCGGGGGCCCCGCCCTGGTCCACGTCGACGCCTACCGGTTGGGCGGCGGGCTCGACGAGATGGAGGACCTGGACCTGGACGTGTCGCTGCCGGAGTCCGTGGTGGTCGTGGAGTGGGGCGACGGCAAGGTCGAGGAGCTGGCCGACGACCGCCTGCGGGTCCTCATCGACCGCGCGACGGGCGACACCGACGACGAGCGGCGCGAGGTGACCCTGGTCGGCATCGGGACGCGCTGGGCGGGGCTGCGGGCGGATCTGTCGTAA